The Muricauda sp. SCSIO 65647 genome includes a region encoding these proteins:
- a CDS encoding DUF4296 domain-containing protein, producing the protein MKKGRLIAIVLVSLVWSCAEKVVEKPNDLLSEAQMAEILYDLAIFQAAESANKSILEKTNLEAMQFIYGKYEIDSARFAQSDLYYASLPLKYQTIYENVEARLDKEAKVMEEGRKKKKDSLGEATKKRSDSVISANAIKKASDSLP; encoded by the coding sequence ATGAAAAAGGGTAGACTGATAGCGATAGTTTTGGTTTCATTGGTTTGGTCATGTGCTGAAAAGGTAGTTGAGAAACCCAATGATCTTTTGAGCGAGGCACAGATGGCCGAAATATTGTACGATCTGGCTATTTTTCAGGCCGCGGAATCGGCCAATAAATCGATTTTGGAAAAAACCAATTTAGAGGCTATGCAGTTCATATATGGCAAGTATGAAATTGATAGTGCACGATTCGCTCAGAGCGATTTATATTATGCCTCTCTTCCTTTGAAATACCAAACGATTTATGAAAATGTGGAAGCCAGACTGGATAAAGAGGCCAAAGTAATGGAAGAGGGGAGAAAAAAGAAAAAGGATAGCCTTGGGGAAGCGACCAAAAAAAGAAGCGATTCAGTCATTTCGGCAAATGCCATTAAAAAAGCTTCAGATAGTCTTCCTTAA
- the pckA gene encoding phosphoenolpyruvate carboxykinase (ATP) has product MANNVQKAKTISLRDYGITHSNIHYQLSSDELHDETLAKDMGQESSLGALAVNTGEFTGRSPQDRFIVRDEITEDKVWWGDINIPFEPEKFDQLYDKVIQYLNDKELYVRDCYACADTAYRTNIRVINEYPWSNMFVHNMFLRPDEKGLDGFEPEWTVVNAPGFRADAKVDGTRQHNFAILNFTKKVALVAGTGYTGEIKKGIFSALNFILPVFGNTLPMHCSANVGALGDTALFFGLSGTGKTTLSTDPNRKLIGDDEHGWTPQNTVFNFEGGCYAKVINLSQESEPEIYGAIKRGAILENVIMDDQGNIDFGDASITENTRMSYPIYHIENIQVPSVAENVKNIFFLTADAFGVLPPISKLTPAQAAYHFISGYTAKVAGTEAGVIEPQPSFSACFGAPFMPLHPTKYAEMLSRKMKEAGVDVWLINTGWTGGPYGVGTRMKLKYTRAMISAALSGQLGLYSYDTYHIHSVFGVAQPRECPGVPTSVLSPRATWNNDEAYYKTAFKLSNAFRENFKKFEAYANEEIRRGGPQRYAF; this is encoded by the coding sequence ATGGCGAATAATGTCCAAAAAGCGAAAACGATTTCGTTAAGAGATTACGGAATCACACATTCAAACATTCACTATCAGTTGTCATCAGACGAGTTGCACGATGAAACCTTGGCAAAAGATATGGGGCAAGAGTCATCGCTCGGCGCCCTTGCTGTCAATACGGGAGAGTTTACGGGCCGTTCTCCACAAGATAGATTCATTGTCAGGGACGAGATCACTGAAGACAAGGTATGGTGGGGCGACATCAACATACCTTTCGAACCAGAAAAGTTTGACCAACTCTACGATAAGGTAATACAATACCTCAATGATAAAGAACTGTATGTACGCGATTGCTATGCTTGCGCAGATACTGCCTATCGTACCAACATTCGGGTCATCAATGAATACCCATGGTCGAACATGTTCGTGCACAACATGTTCTTGAGGCCCGATGAAAAAGGGCTTGATGGGTTTGAACCTGAATGGACGGTGGTGAATGCACCTGGTTTTAGGGCAGATGCCAAAGTTGATGGAACACGGCAGCACAATTTTGCCATTCTGAACTTCACAAAAAAAGTGGCCCTTGTTGCGGGCACGGGATATACGGGTGAAATCAAAAAAGGAATTTTTTCGGCACTGAACTTCATTCTTCCCGTGTTTGGAAACACGCTGCCCATGCATTGTTCGGCAAACGTGGGAGCGTTAGGTGATACTGCCCTTTTCTTTGGATTGTCGGGTACGGGAAAAACTACCCTTTCAACCGACCCGAACAGAAAATTGATAGGTGATGATGAGCATGGCTGGACACCCCAAAATACGGTTTTCAACTTCGAGGGCGGCTGTTATGCCAAAGTCATCAATTTGTCACAAGAGAGTGAACCAGAGATATATGGTGCCATCAAGAGGGGTGCGATTTTAGAGAATGTCATCATGGATGATCAAGGCAATATCGATTTTGGAGATGCCTCGATCACCGAGAACACTAGAATGAGCTACCCTATCTACCATATTGAAAATATTCAAGTGCCTTCGGTTGCTGAGAACGTGAAAAATATCTTTTTCTTGACGGCCGATGCTTTCGGCGTGTTGCCCCCGATATCGAAATTGACACCGGCACAGGCAGCGTATCATTTCATTTCTGGTTATACCGCTAAGGTGGCCGGCACCGAGGCAGGTGTGATAGAGCCACAGCCTTCTTTTTCGGCCTGTTTTGGAGCTCCTTTCATGCCTTTGCACCCCACGAAATATGCAGAGATGTTAAGTAGAAAGATGAAAGAGGCCGGTGTGGATGTTTGGTTGATCAATACGGGATGGACAGGCGGCCCCTACGGGGTCGGAACCCGCATGAAACTAAAATATACCAGGGCCATGATCAGTGCGGCCCTTAGTGGCCAATTGGGGCTGTACAGTTATGACACCTACCATATTCATTCGGTCTTCGGGGTAGCGCAGCCACGCGAATGTCCCGGAGTGCCCACCAGCGTGTTGAGTCCAAGGGCAACGTGGAACAATGATGAAGCGTATTATAAGACCGCCTTTAAGCTTTCAAATGCGTTTCGAGAGAATTTCAAAAAGTTTGAGGCCTATGCCAATGAAGAGATTCGGCGCGGCGGTCCGCAACGATACGCCTTTTAA
- a CDS encoding uroporphyrinogen-III synthase, translated as MRVKTILVSQPEPKMENSPYSRLIEKEKVKVDFRPFIHVEGVKAKSVRQQKIDLNNYTAIILTSRNSVDHFFRIAEEMRFKVPDTMKYFCQSEAVAYYLQKYVVYRKRKIYVGQRSFGDLIPMFKKYKDEKFLLPSSDVLKPEIPKVLDEMNLNWKRGIFYKTVISDLSDLRNVYYDVLVFFSPSGIESLLKNFPDFKQNDTRIAVFGNSTVKAATEAGLRIDIKAPTPETPSMSMALQKYISDVNK; from the coding sequence ATGAGAGTAAAGACGATTTTGGTCTCTCAGCCAGAACCGAAAATGGAAAATTCCCCCTACTCACGACTCATTGAAAAAGAAAAAGTGAAAGTCGATTTCAGGCCTTTCATACATGTAGAAGGTGTTAAGGCCAAAAGTGTTAGACAGCAAAAAATAGACCTCAACAATTACACTGCCATCATTTTGACCAGTAGAAACTCTGTTGACCATTTTTTTAGGATTGCAGAGGAAATGCGTTTCAAGGTGCCAGACACCATGAAATATTTTTGTCAATCTGAGGCCGTTGCTTACTACTTACAGAAATATGTGGTCTACAGAAAAAGAAAGATTTATGTGGGTCAGCGTAGCTTCGGCGATTTGATTCCAATGTTCAAAAAGTACAAAGACGAGAAATTTCTATTGCCCTCATCAGATGTGCTGAAACCTGAAATACCCAAAGTTCTCGATGAAATGAATTTGAATTGGAAACGGGGCATCTTTTACAAAACGGTTATCAGTGACCTTTCTGACCTGAGAAATGTCTACTACGACGTTCTGGTCTTTTTCAGTCCGTCAGGAATTGAATCGTTGTTGAAAAACTTTCCCGATTTCAAACAGAACGACACCAGAATCGCTGTTTTCGGAAATAGCACGGTAAAAGCTGCCACTGAGGCAGGTTTGCGAATCGATATCAAGGCACCGACGCCCGAGACACCGTCGATGAGCATGGCACTTCAGAAGTACATTTCAGATGTAAACAAATAG
- a CDS encoding polyprenol monophosphomannose synthase: MADGLVIIPTFNEIENIEAIIRTVFDLKRDFHVLIVDDNSPDGTADVVREMQKEFPDGLFLEVRKEKSGLGTAYIHGFKWALAHGYEYIFEMDADFSHRPNDLLRLHRACINGADVAIGSRYKKGVNVVNWPLSRILLSYGASFYVKLITGMPVHDPTAGFICYKRKVLESINLDAVRFIGYAFQIEMKYRAYLKKFKIEEISIIFTDRINGISKMTSAIVREAIFGVISMRLKSLFSKKKFLNG, translated from the coding sequence ATGGCAGATGGCTTAGTAATCATACCTACTTTTAATGAAATCGAGAATATCGAGGCCATTATTAGAACGGTTTTTGACCTTAAAAGAGACTTTCATGTTTTGATTGTCGATGACAATTCCCCTGATGGTACCGCCGATGTGGTGAGAGAAATGCAAAAAGAGTTTCCTGACGGCTTGTTTTTGGAAGTGCGAAAAGAAAAATCGGGTTTAGGAACAGCGTATATACACGGCTTTAAATGGGCATTGGCCCATGGCTATGAGTATATATTCGAAATGGATGCCGATTTCTCGCACCGGCCCAATGACTTGTTACGGCTTCATAGGGCATGTATCAATGGGGCCGATGTGGCCATAGGTTCACGGTATAAAAAAGGGGTCAACGTGGTCAACTGGCCATTGTCACGTATTTTGCTGTCGTACGGGGCATCTTTTTATGTAAAGTTGATTACTGGCATGCCGGTACATGATCCCACAGCGGGTTTCATATGCTATAAGCGAAAGGTTCTTGAGAGTATCAACCTTGATGCCGTACGGTTTATCGGGTATGCCTTTCAGATAGAGATGAAATACCGGGCCTATCTCAAAAAATTCAAGATCGAGGAAATCAGTATTATTTTCACCGATCGTATCAACGGAATTTCAAAAATGACTTCAGCCATTGTACGTGAGGCCATTTTTGGGGTCATCAGTATGCGGTTGAAAAGTCTGTTCTCAAAAAAGAAGTTTTTAAATGGCTAA
- a CDS encoding ArnT family glycosyltransferase produces the protein MTKSFPKLLIYLLSALFLLNILQSHFTELIYDEAYYWYYAQDLAWGYFDHPPMVAYLVKLSSFFFGDELGVRLMSCFLGVGTYIVLWYLIKEEEKKKNVLLFFLLLFSMPLLNAYGFLTLPDTPLLFFTALFLLAYKKFVGKSTVGLSIVLGLAMAALMYSKYHAILIIFFVLLSNLALVKNKLAWLAVAVAILCYLPHLAWLYANDFITIKYHLFERPNQPYSFEKFTLGYFLNLVLIFGLLFPWAYWALFKNKANDHFKKSLLYISYGVLLFFFISSFNRRVQTQWIVIVCIPMAILAYDYFCNRPRPKKWILRFGTASAIILLFTRLGLVHKPLFPVVYETHDNKKWVATLEEKVGDTPVVFENSYRRAPMYAFYSGNTSFSLNNFHYRQNQYNIDDSEEKMQGKRVAHVTQYAREGDFTYQNQYGTIFYGTFIDNFKSYRKLWCYVEPSPIVIADSLQVKVYNPYEEKISLSALHFYVAELDAYKDLKNSRRIVPIPQQHNTQFLKPKDTTYFKCMLPAPKSTDIEYVKFGISEFGLRPGINSQSIELKR, from the coding sequence ATGACGAAAAGTTTTCCCAAGCTGCTCATCTACCTATTGTCAGCACTTTTCCTGCTCAATATTCTTCAAAGTCACTTTACAGAACTTATCTATGATGAAGCCTACTATTGGTATTATGCACAAGATTTGGCTTGGGGGTATTTTGATCATCCTCCGATGGTGGCCTATTTGGTAAAGCTTTCCTCATTTTTCTTTGGTGACGAATTGGGCGTGCGGCTGATGAGCTGTTTTTTGGGTGTGGGCACCTATATCGTACTTTGGTATTTGATAAAGGAAGAAGAAAAGAAAAAAAACGTACTGCTCTTTTTTCTGCTCTTGTTCTCGATGCCCCTGTTGAATGCCTACGGCTTTTTGACCTTGCCCGATACCCCCCTTTTATTTTTTACCGCTCTCTTTCTTTTGGCCTATAAAAAATTCGTTGGGAAATCTACCGTAGGGCTTTCCATAGTATTGGGGTTGGCCATGGCAGCATTGATGTACAGCAAATACCATGCAATTTTGATCATTTTTTTCGTGTTGTTGTCAAACTTGGCCCTTGTAAAAAACAAACTTGCCTGGTTGGCCGTAGCTGTCGCCATTTTATGCTATCTGCCCCATTTGGCATGGTTGTACGCCAATGATTTCATCACTATCAAATACCATCTCTTTGAGCGGCCCAATCAGCCCTATTCGTTTGAGAAGTTTACACTAGGGTATTTTTTGAACCTTGTCCTTATTTTCGGATTGCTTTTCCCATGGGCATATTGGGCGCTTTTCAAGAACAAGGCCAACGATCACTTCAAAAAATCGTTGTTGTACATAAGTTACGGTGTGCTGCTTTTCTTCTTTATTTCAAGTTTTAATCGCCGTGTTCAGACACAATGGATAGTCATAGTGTGTATTCCTATGGCCATATTGGCCTACGATTATTTTTGCAACCGCCCCAGGCCCAAAAAGTGGATACTTCGGTTTGGAACCGCAAGTGCCATTATTCTTTTGTTCACCAGATTGGGGTTGGTACATAAACCGCTTTTTCCGGTTGTATACGAAACCCATGATAACAAAAAATGGGTAGCGACGCTCGAAGAAAAAGTCGGTGACACCCCGGTCGTCTTTGAGAATTCATACCGACGGGCTCCGATGTATGCTTTCTATTCGGGCAACACCTCTTTCTCTTTAAATAATTTCCACTATCGCCAAAACCAATATAATATCGATGATTCTGAAGAGAAAATGCAAGGCAAGCGGGTGGCTCACGTAACCCAATATGCAAGAGAGGGTGACTTTACCTATCAGAATCAATATGGAACCATTTTTTACGGTACCTTCATCGATAATTTCAAATCATACCGCAAGTTGTGGTGCTATGTTGAACCCTCTCCGATAGTGATAGCAGATAGTCTGCAAGTAAAAGTGTACAACCCTTATGAGGAAAAAATTAGCCTTAGTGCCTTACATTTTTATGTGGCCGAGCTAGATGCCTATAAAGACTTGAAGAACTCTAGAAGAATTGTGCCTATACCACAGCAACATAATACACAATTCTTGAAACCAAAAGACACTACCTATTTCAAATGTATGCTGCCCGCACCAAAATCAACTGATATTGAATATGTCAAATTTGGCATTTCTGAATTTGGGTTACGGCCGGGCATCAACAGCCAAAGTATTGAATTAAAACGATGA
- a CDS encoding DUF4271 domain-containing protein, translated as MNTIERSIDSLDWMTLVLLLGLTLLAVGKYLYQTRFMSFLILPFNNKYISMYSKKGRLLNWFHILMTLFQIINFSLFLYFAFQIFELPFLNKSTSAYFIILAMVVLILLLKIVLQMSKGYVFNTHSLVNEIIYNKLSYFNHSGLIMFIANIMLIYILKDSKPIVYGTIFLILFINIIGMINILKNRQKMIVTNVFYFILYLCTLEIAPLVIIGGYLKD; from the coding sequence ATGAACACGATTGAGCGCAGTATCGATTCTTTAGATTGGATGACCCTGGTTCTTTTATTGGGGCTGACCTTGTTGGCCGTAGGTAAATATCTTTACCAAACCAGGTTCATGAGTTTTTTGATTCTTCCGTTCAACAACAAATACATTTCAATGTACAGTAAAAAAGGGAGGTTGCTTAATTGGTTCCATATATTGATGACCCTCTTTCAAATCATCAACTTTTCTTTGTTTTTATATTTTGCCTTTCAAATATTTGAACTTCCTTTCCTAAACAAATCTACCTCTGCCTACTTCATAATTTTGGCCATGGTTGTTCTTATCTTGTTGTTAAAAATAGTCTTGCAAATGTCAAAAGGGTATGTCTTCAACACACACTCATTGGTCAATGAAATCATCTACAACAAATTGTCTTATTTCAACCATAGCGGTCTCATCATGTTCATCGCCAACATCATGTTGATTTACATTTTAAAAGACTCAAAACCTATTGTCTACGGTACAATTTTCTTAATTCTCTTCATTAATATCATCGGTATGATCAATATTTTGAAGAACCGTCAAAAAATGATTGTCACCAATGTATTCTATTTTATTTTGTACCTTTGCACACTCGAAATCGCCCCCTTGGTGATTATTGGTGGTTATCTAAAAGACTGA
- a CDS encoding NAD-dependent epimerase/dehydratase family protein gives MVLVTGGTGLIGSHLLFGLLKSGQSIKAIYRSQERLKKIEKVFSYYTDEPNALMGNITWIKTDLNDVTRLNKAMQGVEQVYHCAALISFDPAEYQGLVKANIEGTANVVNACLANKVKKLCYISSIAALGTSINGQPVDENTEWNDKYTTVYGLTKRRAELEVWRGTQEALPAIIINPGVVFGPGFWKSGSGSFFYLAAKEKKYAPPGGTGFVSVNDVVNAMIGLMQSEIKNERFVMVSKNWSYLRVLQKITGKMGKTPPKKELGKFTLELFWRLDWLRSKLFGKRRRLAKQTAKSLQHRQYYNSEKIKGYLNFEFEDLDDTIDFCCEKFKEDYLKLF, from the coding sequence ATGGTTTTGGTTACTGGTGGTACAGGTCTTATCGGTTCTCATCTGTTGTTTGGGCTCTTGAAGAGCGGACAGTCGATAAAAGCCATTTATCGTTCTCAAGAGCGTCTCAAAAAGATTGAAAAAGTTTTTTCGTACTACACTGATGAACCCAATGCCCTTATGGGCAACATTACTTGGATCAAAACCGACCTCAACGATGTCACCCGACTCAACAAGGCCATGCAAGGTGTCGAGCAGGTGTACCACTGTGCCGCTTTGATTTCATTTGACCCTGCCGAATACCAAGGTCTGGTGAAGGCAAATATTGAAGGTACGGCCAATGTGGTGAACGCTTGTTTGGCGAACAAAGTCAAAAAACTATGCTATATCAGTTCAATTGCCGCCTTGGGCACCAGTATAAATGGGCAACCAGTTGATGAGAATACGGAATGGAACGATAAATATACCACCGTATACGGACTTACGAAAAGAAGGGCCGAACTGGAAGTTTGGCGGGGCACACAAGAAGCACTGCCTGCCATCATTATCAACCCCGGAGTAGTATTCGGACCCGGTTTTTGGAAAAGTGGCAGCGGCTCTTTCTTCTACCTTGCGGCCAAGGAAAAAAAATATGCCCCTCCCGGGGGCACAGGCTTTGTCTCTGTCAACGATGTTGTCAATGCCATGATCGGTTTGATGCAATCTGAAATCAAAAATGAACGCTTTGTCATGGTTTCAAAGAATTGGTCATACCTAAGGGTATTGCAAAAAATCACCGGTAAAATGGGCAAAACCCCTCCAAAAAAAGAATTGGGAAAATTTACCCTCGAACTGTTCTGGCGACTTGATTGGCTGCGTTCAAAACTATTCGGGAAAAGAAGACGTTTGGCAAAACAAACCGCCAAATCTTTGCAACATCGCCAATATTACAATAGTGAAAAAATAAAAGGCTATTTGAATTTTGAATTCGAAGACTTGGACGATACCATCGATTTCTGCTGCGAAAAATTTAAGGAAGACTATCTGAAGCTTTTTTAA
- a CDS encoding dihydroorotase has product MAKLLLKNTTLVNEGAIKEVDVLINGEIIEKIEKDISDPNAELIDFKGNYLLPGLIDDQVHFREPGLTHKGNIATESKAAIAGGITSFMEQPNTKPQATTIEKLEEKFAIAAQTSYANYSFKFGGTNDNLEEIKRLDPKSCSGIKLFLGSSTGNMLVDDEAVIEQIFRNTEMVISTHCEDEGTIKKNLEEYLKRYGDDIPIRYHPEIRSSEACYLSSSRTIALAKKTGARLHVFHLSTGRETELFRNDIPLKDKKITAEVCIHHLWFSDEDYDEKGMFIKWNPAVKKASDREQLWKALLDDRIDVIATDHAPHTLDEKRNVYTKAPSGGPLVQHALVAMLQKHREGKISLERIVEKTSHNPAILFQVEKRGFVREGYYADLVQVNYGEPWQVTKNNILYKCGWSPFESTSFDAKIIRTFINGHLAYDQGRFSEIREAKRLTFDR; this is encoded by the coding sequence ATGGCTAAGTTATTGCTTAAAAATACCACTCTTGTCAATGAGGGTGCCATAAAAGAGGTTGATGTGCTCATCAATGGTGAGATCATTGAGAAGATTGAAAAAGATATCAGCGACCCCAATGCCGAACTGATTGATTTTAAGGGAAATTACCTTCTACCTGGGCTTATCGATGACCAAGTGCATTTTCGTGAACCAGGGCTTACCCATAAGGGAAATATTGCCACTGAGAGCAAGGCTGCCATTGCGGGGGGCATTACCTCTTTTATGGAGCAGCCCAATACCAAGCCCCAGGCCACTACCATCGAGAAATTGGAAGAAAAATTTGCCATTGCCGCCCAGACCTCTTATGCCAATTATTCATTCAAGTTTGGCGGCACCAATGACAATTTGGAAGAAATCAAACGGCTGGATCCAAAAAGCTGTTCGGGCATCAAGCTGTTTTTGGGTTCTTCGACGGGCAATATGCTGGTCGATGATGAAGCGGTCATTGAACAAATATTTCGAAATACCGAAATGGTCATTTCCACTCATTGTGAAGACGAGGGCACCATCAAGAAGAATTTAGAGGAGTATTTGAAACGGTATGGGGATGATATACCCATCAGATACCATCCTGAAATAAGAAGTTCAGAAGCCTGTTATCTTTCTTCATCACGAACCATAGCACTGGCAAAGAAGACGGGGGCACGATTGCATGTTTTTCATCTTTCCACAGGTCGGGAGACTGAATTGTTCAGAAATGATATTCCCTTGAAGGATAAAAAAATCACAGCCGAGGTCTGCATACACCATCTCTGGTTCTCTGACGAGGATTATGATGAAAAAGGGATGTTCATAAAGTGGAATCCCGCGGTAAAAAAAGCTTCTGACAGGGAGCAGTTGTGGAAGGCGCTGCTTGACGACCGTATTGACGTCATTGCCACCGATCATGCCCCCCATACTTTGGATGAAAAAAGAAATGTCTACACCAAAGCCCCATCGGGCGGGCCATTGGTACAGCATGCCCTTGTGGCCATGCTACAAAAACATCGTGAGGGCAAGATTTCTTTAGAAAGAATTGTAGAGAAAACGAGCCACAATCCGGCGATACTCTTTCAGGTTGAAAAAAGAGGGTTTGTTCGCGAGGGATATTATGCTGATTTGGTACAGGTTAATTATGGGGAACCTTGGCAGGTTACCAAAAACAATATTCTTTATAAATGCGGATGGTCACCCTTTGAGAGCACATCTTTTGACGCCAAGATTATACGTACTTTTATAAACGGTCATTTAGCCTACGACCAAGGCCGTTTTTCTGAAATCAGAGAGGCGAAACGATTGACTTTTGATAGATGA
- the tyrS gene encoding tyrosine--tRNA ligase: protein MAINFVKELEWRGMLHDAMPGTEEHLMNDMQSAYVGIDPTADSLHIGHLVGVMMLRHFQLAGHRPIALVGGATGMIGDPSGKSTERNLLDEKTLRGNQEAIKEQLSRFLDFGSDEKNAALLVNNYDWMKDFSFLEFIRDVGKHITVNYMMAKDSVKKRLSADAKEGMSFTEFTYQLVQGYDFLHLYKTYDCTLQMGGSDQWGNITTGTELIRRIDGGKGYALTCPLITKADGSKFGKTESGNIWLDTNRTSPYKFYQYWLNTSDEDAEKYIKIFTFLSKKEIEELVEEHNVAPHLRILQKKLAEEITVMVHSRQDFENAVRASEILFGKSTSNDLKQLGGQTFLEIFEGVPQAVLPRTELASGLDMVAALAAKTGFLKSNGEAIRELKQNAISVNKEKVNADYTITEADLINDRFVLLQRGRKNYFVLVIS, encoded by the coding sequence ATGGCGATAAACTTTGTCAAAGAGCTTGAATGGCGTGGCATGCTTCACGATGCCATGCCTGGAACCGAAGAACATTTGATGAATGATATGCAATCGGCCTATGTAGGTATTGATCCTACAGCTGATTCGCTTCATATAGGCCACTTGGTCGGTGTTATGATGTTGCGCCATTTTCAATTGGCCGGCCATAGGCCCATTGCCTTGGTGGGTGGGGCAACAGGCATGATCGGCGATCCTTCGGGCAAATCGACAGAACGCAATCTGTTGGATGAAAAAACACTGCGTGGCAACCAAGAAGCGATCAAAGAACAACTTAGTCGTTTTTTGGATTTTGGCAGTGATGAAAAAAATGCGGCCCTTTTGGTCAACAACTACGATTGGATGAAAGATTTTTCCTTTTTGGAGTTCATCCGTGATGTGGGCAAACATATCACGGTCAACTATATGATGGCCAAAGATTCTGTCAAAAAGCGACTTTCCGCTGATGCAAAAGAGGGCATGTCGTTCACTGAGTTCACCTATCAATTGGTACAGGGCTACGACTTTTTACACCTTTATAAAACATATGACTGTACATTGCAAATGGGTGGCAGTGATCAATGGGGAAACATTACCACCGGCACAGAATTGATTCGACGTATCGATGGCGGTAAGGGCTATGCCCTGACCTGCCCTTTGATAACCAAGGCAGATGGCTCAAAATTCGGTAAGACCGAAAGTGGCAATATTTGGTTGGATACCAATCGAACATCGCCTTATAAGTTCTATCAATATTGGTTGAACACCTCTGATGAAGATGCTGAAAAGTACATCAAGATTTTCACCTTTTTATCTAAAAAAGAAATAGAAGAACTCGTTGAAGAACACAATGTAGCACCGCATTTGAGGATACTTCAGAAAAAATTGGCCGAAGAAATCACTGTTATGGTGCATTCGCGACAAGACTTTGAAAATGCAGTGAGGGCCAGCGAGATTCTTTTTGGAAAATCAACTTCCAATGATTTGAAACAATTGGGTGGGCAAACCTTTTTAGAGATTTTTGAAGGTGTGCCCCAGGCTGTGCTTCCACGAACCGAATTGGCCAGTGGACTTGACATGGTAGCGGCACTTGCTGCCAAGACGGGTTTTTTGAAATCTAATGGCGAAGCCATAAGAGAGCTGAAACAAAATGCTATTTCGGTCAACAAAGAAAAAGTCAACGCCGATTATACCATTACCGAGGCTGATCTTATCAATGACAGATTTGTGCTATTGCAAAGAGGGAGAAAAAACTATTTCGTCTTGGTGATCAGTTGA